TGACATCGGCAACGCACAAAATTGGTTTAATTTGTCTGCAGATTTTTAGACCTTCTTCTCCATTTTCTGCATCATAAACTTTGTAATAATCAGACAAATAATCAACTAGATATTTTCTGAGTTCGCTGTTATCTTCAATAACTAATATTTTCTCTTTAAGATCAGTATTCTGAATGATTTTCTTAGCCGCTTTTTCTGGAATAAGCATACTCAGATTGTCATTTTTAAGTGCGTATTCAAACACTTCTTTATGCTCGTAAGAAGCACGATCAATCGGAATTTCGACCCTAAATGTACTCCCTTTTCCTTGTGTACTTTCTACCGAAATAATTCCTTTATGAATGGCTACTAAAGATTTTACCAATGACAAACCAATACCCGATCCCGTATTATTGGCTTTACTATTTGTTGCCTGATAAAATCGCTTAAAAATTTTATCCAGACTTTTTAACGGAATCCCAATTCCATCATCGGTTACTTCGATCACTAAAACATCTTCGACAGTATCTTTTAGTCTGACATACAAATCTACGTTTCCGTTTTTGTTGGTAAACTTTAAAGCATTCGATAATAAATTGTATAGAATTTTATCATACTTATCATTGTCCACCCAACCGTTTATTTCCTTATCTTCAGAAATAAAATTGAGCTTAATCTTTTTATTATAAGCCATTTCCTTAAAGGAGTCAAAAATATTTTTTGAGTAAGCCAGAATATCAGTTTTAGTCACCTTCAGTTTTAATTCACCTGATTGTGCTTTTCTAAAGTCCAACACTTGATTTACCAGATTCAGTAATCTGCTGGCATTTTGATAAATCAGATTGTATCTGCTTTTTTCATAATCGGTTGCATTGCTGCTTTCATCTAACAGCTGTTTTGCCGGACCTAAAATCAGTGTTAACGGCGTTCTTAATTCATGCGAAATATTCGTGAAGAAACGTAACTTTTCATTGTTTAACTTAATATCGTGTTCCCTGTTTACTTTTTCGGTAAGCAGTTCTTGTTTTAAACGAATACGGTTTTTTATTTCTTTTCTGACAAAATAAAAAATGCCAAATAAAAGTGCGAAAAACAGTAAAAAAGAAGTTGGCGTCAGCCAGAAAGGCGGAAGTATTTTTATTTTGTACGAAACCGTTTTACTCCAATATCCGTCGCTGTTGCTTGATCTTATTTTGAATATATAACTTCCGGGATAAAGGTTGGTGTATTGAACAATTCTCGAAGTACTATTAGCTGTAATCCAATGTTTATCAAAACCTTCGAGCATATATTGAAACTTATTCAGTTTTTCGTTTGCAAAAGAGGGAGCCGAAAACTGAATCGAAAAATTGCGGTTTTTATGTGTAAGTTCTATATCTTTTTCATAATTCAAATCTTTTGAAAGCGGAATTTCTCCATTAATCTCCATTTCCGGAAATACTTCTTCATTCTGAATTTTAAATTCGGAAATAACAGGTAACGGCGACCATTTATTTCTTTTCATTGCAGGCGGCGAAAAAGAAATAATTCCATTTTTACCTCCAAGAAAAATATTAGAATTATTAAAATAAAAAAAGCCGCTTGAACTAAAAACGTCCAATCTGTTACCACTGTTTACATGATAAATACTAATGTCTTTTAAGTTAGATTTAACGAAGGCAATATTATTGTTATTGATATTCAACCACAAATTTCCGTCTGCATCTGATAAGATATCAGTAATCCATTTGCCTGAAAGTTCTTTAAGTTTCTTTACAGGTTCAAATTCGTTCTTTTTGGAATTGAACAGACAAAGCCCAAAACGTGTTGAAGCCCATATTTTTCCTTTTACATCTACTAAAACATCACTGACATTTTCATCATGCGGCACTCCTTTTTCTTTGATAAATAGTGAAGAATAGGTTTCTATTTTTCCTGAATTGATGTTGTATTTTACAACTCCGGTTTCGGTAGCAAACCAAACATTATTTTTAGCATCTCTTTCTATCGCATTTATCTGAAAACCAGGCAAAAGTTTTCCTTTTGAAGTCTGTACTTGTAATGTTTTGGTATTCAATATTACAGCTCCTTCTCCAAAAGAACCAACAATCATAGAATCGTCTCCAATCTTGGCAAAAGCAAAAACGGGAGATTTTTCAAATCCTGCTTGTATTTCTCTGGAAGAATTTGTGCTGTAATTATAAACTAAAATATTACCATCCCACAGGCCACAGTAAAAAATCTTTCCGTCATCAGAATAAATACTGGCGATATCTTTTCCTGTATTGTGCAAAGGAGTCGAGCCTTTTGTATTAGAAATAAAAAGTCCGTTGTGATAGGTGGCCACAATCACTTTTTCATCGTAGGTTTTAGCAAAACCTCTTATACGCGGCGCCTGATTACCAATGGCGCGTGATATATCTTTGTTTAAAGTGAACTGATTTTCATAAGGATCGTATTTATCTAATCCGTCTTCTGTTCCGATCCATAAAACTCCGGATGCATCAAAATAAAGTGCTGAAATTAAATTATCTACAAGCGAAGTATCATCTGATAAAATAGAATAATACCATTTGTAATTTCCTTTTTGAATGTCTTCTAATTGATTACAAACCAGCAATCCGCCTAAAGTTCCAACCCAATATTTGCCGTCCGGAGCACGGGCAACTGATAAAAAATACGGGCCTAAAGCGCCTCTGATCTGTTTATTCTCAATATATAAATTGACAAATTGATCGCTTGCTTTGTCTAATTTGTATAAGCCTTCACGGGTTCCGACAAAAATATCCGATTTGGCATCTTCATAAATAAAATTAAGATATGGATTTTTTATGTTTGAATTTGGAACGGAAAGCGTGTAATTGTTAATCTTTACGATCGCTCCTTTTGCATCCATCGTGATTTTTACAACACCTGATTTCTCATAACTTCCAACCCAGATATTGCCTTTTTTGTCTTCAAAAATTTCTTTTACGTAATCAAAACCTTTAAGCTGAATTTTCTCGAATCGGTTTTCTTTCAAAAAGAATAGATACACTCCTTTTGTTTTGGTCCCTACCCAGACTCTTTTAAATTTATCTACATAAACAGCTCTGACTTCATCGTCAGGGAGGCTGTTTGGATCTTCTTTTTTATTATAAAAAGTAGTGAAAACATGAGTATCCATTTTGAAAAGTGTCAATCCTTTTCGGGTACCAATCCACAAGTGATTTGATTCTTCATCCAGCTCTAAAGCTGTAATATCGTCATTGTACAATTTATTTTTTCCCGGAGTTGAACTCATGTAGTTTTTGAACTGATAACCGTCAAAACGATTTAATCCTGAGAATGTTCCAAACCACATGAACCCTTTTTTATCCTGCACAATATGTCGTACCGAATTATGAGACAATCCGTTATTGTCATTATAATGCGCAAATTTTATATTCTGTGAATAAGAATGATAAAAAATGGCAAAAAATAAGAATAGTATAAAGGACTTTTGTCTCATGAAAATAAATTATAAATGCAATTTAATCTTTTTGTTTTAATAAATATCAAAATTATTTAACAGATAAATTATCAATTTTGTTATTTATTAAATCAATTTTAAAATGATCGGAAGGCTCGCCATTCATGGTCTTCAAAAATATTTCTGCCCATAAAATTAGTTTTGAATCATTTGATTTTTTTAACTGCCTGCAAACCAATTCATATTGTTTTAATCTCTTGTTTCCGATTTCAGGAATGGCGAGTTCATCAGCATTTTTTAAGCGGTAAAAATCGAAAATCATATCAAAACCCGTCCATGATTCGAAATCGGAAATTGTTAGAAAATTTGATTGCAGCTCTTTATCGACTTCCGAAACATTTTTATTCATTAGCAATAAATCTTTACCTGAAAGGTGTACAATTGATTTTAAAAATTCGGCTGGAAAATCTTCCGGCAGAAATCTTAAACGAACTAATTCTTTTAAATGCCAAGTGGTAAATTCTTTGTAATCTTTGGCTTTTAAAATTTCTTTGTTCCAAATATGATCGCTTTTACTATTTTGCAAATGAGCATATTCTTCTTCATAAAAAGGAAATAAACTATTGAATTTATTGACTTTGCTAACTACAACTGTTTCAACTTCAAGCTCAGAGGCAGAATGAATGGTCAATATTTTATACGCCGGCATATAAGCCGCAAGCGAAGGCGTCTGAATATTAAACAATGTATTTCCTTTTGCGGAAGTTCTTACACCTGTATCGTTGATATGCATATGTCCGCCAAAATGAATCTGAATTCCTGCATCTGCAAATTGCTGCGCGACCTCTTCATCAGGAACTCTTTGCAATTGCATTTTATCAGCACCAAAAAGCTGTTTTAATTCCGGTGATGCATCGTCATTAAATTCAACCATCGGATAATGACTAAAAGCAATTAGTATTTTTCCTTTTTGTTTCGCTTCCGCGGAAACTTTTTTAACCCAGTTTATTAGATGACTTTTATAAATAAGAACGTTATTGTAACCTGTATTGGCTCCCGAAAAATCATGCGGATCATCTGGTTTTCCTGATAATTTCTCGTTCGGAACATAAGCATTTGCATCTATGGCTAAAAGCCAGATTCCTTTACTTGGTTCGACAAGATAACTGGCATCTGGGAGATACAAATTGGTGTTTTTAATTGCATACGTTCTTTTTTCTAAAACAGATTCTTTTTGAGCTTCTTCAAAATTATAATGCTCATACGTGTAATTTGAAAAAGGTGTTTCCCAATACAAATCGGTCTTTTTAGGAAAAAAACCAAAATCTCTCATTTCGTGAATGGTTTCCTTATAACCCCAGTTTTTTATATCGGCTGTAATGACTGGTTCCAGTTCACTTTTGCTTTTGTTGAAACTATTTGCTGAACTGCTGATAATTTGCTCTTTTCCGTCTTTGCCTAGAAAATCAGTTTTAATGGCATCTTGCGAAAATGGTCTTACAACGTCATGATTTCCTGTCGTTACAAAAAATAAAATTTGGTGTTTTTTTGAATATTCGTTGAGTATTTTTCTCAATCCGCGTACGTGAACGGGTTGTCCGTCGTCGCTGAAATCACCCGGAAGTACAACTTGTTTGATTCCTCTTTTGACAATATCGTTTAAGGCTTCTAAAAAGGCAAAATAATTTTCATTGAAAATTCTGGTCGAATGCAATTGAGCATTCATCGTTCTTATATTCGCATATTCGCCCGTAACCGGATTTTGGATTCCCTGATAATTGTTGTCTTCAAATTTTGCAAAAATATCTTGTAAATGGACATCGGCTATAAAAGCGATTTGGGTCTTTTTCTCATTGAAATGTTGTTCTGTTTTGCAGGAAATCAGAACTAAAAGAATCAATGAACAAAAGATATTTTTGAATGACATTTTTATTATTTTGATATTATATTATAATATAGACCAGACAGGTTTTTAAAAACCTGTCTGGTCTGCTTTGCGTAAAAACATTTTATTAATCCACTACTTTCACCAAAGTAAAATTGATGCCAAGCGGATTCTTGGTTATTTTACAGATTAATGGATATTCAGGATTTTTTATGATCCACATTTCGGTTTCGTCAATCTGTGCAGTTACATGCAATGCTTCTATTAATTTTCCATCAATAGAAACACCGTTTTTATCTTCGTTTTTATCCAGAACGT
This region of uncultured Flavobacterium sp. genomic DNA includes:
- a CDS encoding two-component regulator propeller domain-containing protein — its product is MRQKSFILFLFFAIFYHSYSQNIKFAHYNDNNGLSHNSVRHIVQDKKGFMWFGTFSGLNRFDGYQFKNYMSSTPGKNKLYNDDITALELDEESNHLWIGTRKGLTLFKMDTHVFTTFYNKKEDPNSLPDDEVRAVYVDKFKRVWVGTKTKGVYLFFLKENRFEKIQLKGFDYVKEIFEDKKGNIWVGSYEKSGVVKITMDAKGAIVKINNYTLSVPNSNIKNPYLNFIYEDAKSDIFVGTREGLYKLDKASDQFVNLYIENKQIRGALGPYFLSVARAPDGKYWVGTLGGLLVCNQLEDIQKGNYKWYYSILSDDTSLVDNLISALYFDASGVLWIGTEDGLDKYDPYENQFTLNKDISRAIGNQAPRIRGFAKTYDEKVIVATYHNGLFISNTKGSTPLHNTGKDIASIYSDDGKIFYCGLWDGNILVYNYSTNSSREIQAGFEKSPVFAFAKIGDDSMIVGSFGEGAVILNTKTLQVQTSKGKLLPGFQINAIERDAKNNVWFATETGVVKYNINSGKIETYSSLFIKEKGVPHDENVSDVLVDVKGKIWASTRFGLCLFNSKKNEFEPVKKLKELSGKWITDILSDADGNLWLNINNNNIAFVKSNLKDISIYHVNSGNRLDVFSSSGFFYFNNSNIFLGGKNGIISFSPPAMKRNKWSPLPVISEFKIQNEEVFPEMEINGEIPLSKDLNYEKDIELTHKNRNFSIQFSAPSFANEKLNKFQYMLEGFDKHWITANSTSRIVQYTNLYPGSYIFKIRSSNSDGYWSKTVSYKIKILPPFWLTPTSFLLFFALLFGIFYFVRKEIKNRIRLKQELLTEKVNREHDIKLNNEKLRFFTNISHELRTPLTLILGPAKQLLDESSNATDYEKSRYNLIYQNASRLLNLVNQVLDFRKAQSGELKLKVTKTDILAYSKNIFDSFKEMAYNKKIKLNFISEDKEINGWVDNDKYDKILYNLLSNALKFTNKNGNVDLYVRLKDTVEDVLVIEVTDDGIGIPLKSLDKIFKRFYQATNSKANNTGSGIGLSLVKSLVAIHKGIISVESTQGKGSTFRVEIPIDRASYEHKEVFEYALKNDNLSMLIPEKAAKKIIQNTDLKEKILVIEDNSELRKYLVDYLSDYYKVYDAENGEEGLKICRQIKPILCVADVMMPVMDGLEFCRQLKNDEFISHIPVVMLTALSENMDKVKGYDMGADGYLVKPFEPLLLKTVIENMIKSRLELKQKFSGEVEGKISMLTHSPIDEEFMEKVTNLINDNLSEVDLSTEFLCDKLGVSSSKLYRKIKELTDLAPNEFIRTIRLKKSAELLKTKKYNVSEVTNLVGFNDPLYFSRCFKKQFGFPPSKLIN
- a CDS encoding metallophosphoesterase; this translates as MSFKNIFCSLILLVLISCKTEQHFNEKKTQIAFIADVHLQDIFAKFEDNNYQGIQNPVTGEYANIRTMNAQLHSTRIFNENYFAFLEALNDIVKRGIKQVVLPGDFSDDGQPVHVRGLRKILNEYSKKHQILFFVTTGNHDVVRPFSQDAIKTDFLGKDGKEQIISSSANSFNKSKSELEPVITADIKNWGYKETIHEMRDFGFFPKKTDLYWETPFSNYTYEHYNFEEAQKESVLEKRTYAIKNTNLYLPDASYLVEPSKGIWLLAIDANAYVPNEKLSGKPDDPHDFSGANTGYNNVLIYKSHLINWVKKVSAEAKQKGKILIAFSHYPMVEFNDDASPELKQLFGADKMQLQRVPDEEVAQQFADAGIQIHFGGHMHINDTGVRTSAKGNTLFNIQTPSLAAYMPAYKILTIHSASELEVETVVVSKVNKFNSLFPFYEEEYAHLQNSKSDHIWNKEILKAKDYKEFTTWHLKELVRLRFLPEDFPAEFLKSIVHLSGKDLLLMNKNVSEVDKELQSNFLTISDFESWTGFDMIFDFYRLKNADELAIPEIGNKRLKQYELVCRQLKKSNDSKLILWAEIFLKTMNGEPSDHFKIDLINNKIDNLSVK